The following are encoded together in the Glycine soja cultivar W05 chromosome 5, ASM419377v2, whole genome shotgun sequence genome:
- the LOC114412810 gene encoding uncharacterized protein LOC114412810 isoform X1 has product MRYVEDKGCYNNNGPTQETPNSSAMYSEFHKGKDATRVSNHHHRATMGKPTPSKWDDAQKWLVGLSKGGEKSHSKSKPRNSNADDLRLIAPVPQKEHDYSSSEKEEEENDACHDFMTNIISANAIAAQYEAEAKRVECDESNWGSNNNNNDNRFSGNTIQVQPICFRDMGTEMTPITSQEPSRTGTPIRATTPATRSPIHSGTSTPMRGQNGLQQVAEGGHGTTRKCGDQGSTSPCKKTHEDHQARKLSPLESRAMAWDEAERAKFMARFKREEVKIQAWENHQIRKAEMEMKKMEVKAERMKALAQERFANKLASTKRIAEEKRANAQVKLNDKALRTTERVEYIRRTGHVPSSFSFSFKLPSICW; this is encoded by the exons ATGAGATACGTGGAGGACAAAGGGTGCTACAACAACAATGGACCAACACAAGAGACTCCAAATAGCAGTGCCATGTACTCAGAGTTTCACAAAGGAAAAGATGCTACTCGTGTCTCCAACCACCATCATCGAGCAACCATGGGAAAACCAACCCCTTCCAAGTGGGATGATGCACAAAAATGGCTCGTGGGGTTGTCAAAAGGTGGAGAGAAAAGCCACTCCAAAAGCAAGCCAAGAAACTCAAACGCAGATGATTTGAGACTCATAGCTCCTGTGCCACAGAAGGAGCATGATTACTCAAGTAGTGAGAAGGAAGAGGAGGAAAATGATGCTTGCCATGATTTCATGACTAATATTATTAGTGCTAATGCTATTGCTGCTCAATATGAAGCTGAAGCCAAAAGGGTAGAATGTGATGAGTCAAATTGGGgaagcaataataataataatgacaacAGGTTTTCAGGAAACACAATCCAAGTACAACCAATATGTTTCAGAGACATGGGGACTGAGATGACACCGATTACTAGCCAAGAGCCTTCAAGAACTGGGACACCAATTAGAGCCACAACTCCTGCTACTAGAAGCCCAATTCATTCAGGGACTTCAACTCCAATGAGGGGTCAAAATGGGTTGCAACAAGTTGCTGAGGGTGGCCATGGCACTACTAGGAAGTGTGGAGATCAAGGATCAACAAGCCCTTGCAAGAAGACTCATGAAGATCATCAAGCTAGAAAATTGAGTCCTCTAGAAAGCCGTGCAATGGCTTGGGATGAGGCAGAACGTGCCAAATTTATGGCCAG gTTCAAGCGTGAAGAGGTGAAGATTCAAGCCTGGGAAAATCACCAGATAAGAAAAGCTGAAATGgaaatgaagaaaatggag GTGAAAGCTGAGAGGATGAAAGCTTTGGCACAAGAAAGGTTTGCAAATAAACTGGCTTCGACTAAGAGGATAGCTGAAGAGAAACGAGCTAATGCACAAGTGAAGCTGAATGACAAAGCTTTGAGGACTACTGAAAGGGTTGAGTATATAAGAAGGACAGGACATGtgccttcttctttctctttcagCTTTAAGTTGCCTTCCATTTGCTGGTAG
- the LOC114412811 gene encoding cyclin-dependent kinase G-2-like isoform X1, giving the protein MAAGRHGGYRENEFRERESKLEVSRRGGFANSKEDYDRVSNGGGDVVRGGSRDRVRVRQKDIKEREDVNGGGYRSSSSRSDSGSSGLGPRQCGFSVKSVDREPGELSSESGSDDATESEPGAKDTEVAMLEETRTQSPPAPERKRKFSPIVWDQDDKEVNESSRVRGSTSAVKGALPPPPPLPKVFCQLQSPNVPNGGVEIHLVKNRETEELQLNAASKVTLPSPSGLHSLPPKGRWDNDQEAEHPEGEDYIPTRNISSSRWAAGDNSPVDEGEILNDEEMPKRRRRVSPELLDGRLRNKLLSPEESKVEGIERARARSSESEERGVRGRTSSGDDFPGIESEKDDYMEIDAQGGESETSVSHSDTDSEDEDDGQETPEPPAQPQRAVNMLQGCRSVDEFERLNKIDEGTYGVVYRARDKKTGEIVALKKVKMEKEKEGFPLTSLREINILLSFHHPSIVDVKEVVVGSSLDSIFMVMEYMEHDLKGLMEAMKQPFSQSEVKCLMIQLLEGVKYLHDNWVLHRDLKTSNLLLNNRGDLKICDFGLARQYGSPLKPYTHLVVTLWYRAPELLLGAKQYSTAIDMWSLGCIMAELLSKEPLFNGKTEFDQLDKIFRILGTPNETIWPGFSKLPGVKVNFVKHQYNLLRKKFPATSFTGSPVLSDSGFDLLNKLLTYDPEKRITAEAALNHEWFREVPLPKSKEFMPTFPAQHAQDRRVRRIYKSPDPLEEQRRKELQQGETGTGGIFG; this is encoded by the exons ATGGCGGCTGGCAGACATGGCGGTTACCGCGAAAACGAGTTCAGAGAGCGCGAGTCAAAGTTGGAAGTTTCCAGACGCGGCGGATTTGCGAATTCGAAAGAGGATTACGATCGTGTTAGCAATGGTGGCGGTGATGTTGTGAGGGGTGGATCAAGGGATAGGGTTAGGGTGAGGCAGAAGGATATTAAGGAGAGGGAAGATGTTAATGGTGGTGGTTATCGATCCTCTTCGAGTAGGAGTGACTCTGGCAGCAGTGGCCTTGGTCCTCGCCAATGTGGTTTCTCTGTCAAGTCAGTTGATAGAGAGCCTGGTGAGCTTTCCAGTGAGAGTGGTTCTGATGATGCTACTGAATCAGAACCGGGTGCGAAAGACACCGAGGTTGCCATGTTGGAAGAAACCAGGACTCAGTCTCCGCCTGCGCCGGAGAGGAAAAGGAAGTTTTCACCCATAGTATGGGATCAGGATGACAAGGAAGTCAACGAGTCATCCAGAGTCAGGGGTTCCACTTCTGCGGTGAAGGGGGCGCTTCCTCCTCCACCTCCGTTGCCAAAGGTTTTCTGTCAGTTGCAGTCGCCGAATGTTCCAAATGGTGGAGTTGAAATACATCTTGTCAAGAACAGGGAAACTGAGGAACTTCAGTTGAATGCAGCATCTAAGGTTACCTTGCCCTCTCCTTCAGGTTTGCATTCATTGCCCCCGAAAGGGAGGTGGGATAATGATCAGGAAGCTGAACATCCAGAAGGTGAAGATTATATTCCAACTCGCAATATATCGTCTTCAAGATGGGCAGCTGGAGATAACTCTCCTGTTGATGAGGGTGAGATCCTCAATGATGAGGAAATGCCCAAACGAAGGAGGAGGGTGTCTCCTGAGTTATTGGATGGTAGACTAAGGAACAAGCTATTAAGCCCTGAGGAATCTAAGGTAGAAGGTATTGAAAGAGCTAGGGCCAGATCATCTGAATCTGAAGAAAGAGGTGTCCGTGGGAGAACTTCCAGTGGTGATGATTTTCCTGGTATTGAGTCAGAGAAGGATGACTACATGGAGATTGATGCTCAAGGTGGGGAAAGTGAAACCAGTGTCAGTCACTCAGACACGGAttctgaagatgaagatgatggcCAGGAGACTCCAGAACCTCCTGCTCAACCTCAAAGAgctgtcaacatgcttcagggTTGTAGAAGTGTTGATGAGTTTGAGAGACTTAACAAGATAGATGAAGGAACATACGGTGTTGTATATAGGGCTAGGGATAAAAAGACTGGAGAAATTGTAGCATTAAAGAAGGTCAAGatggagaaggaaaaagaaggcTTCCCACTGACTTCTCTTAGGGAAATAaacattcttctttcttttcaccacCCATCCATAGTTGATGTTAAAGAAGTAGTGGTAGGAAGTAGCCTTGATAGTATTTTCATGGTCATGGAATATATGGAACATGACCTTAAAGGACTAATGGAGGCAATGAAGCAACCTTTTAGCCAGAGTGAAGTGAAGTGCTTGATGATCCAGCTTTTAGAAGGTGTGAAGTATCTTCATGACAACTGGGTGCTTCATAGGGATTTAAAGACTTCAAACCTGCTTCTAAATAATAGGGGTGATctaaaaatttgtgattttggcTTGGCTCGTCAGTATGGGAGTCCTTTAAAGCCATATACGCATCTGGTGGTTACTCTTTGGTACAG GGCACCTGAACTTCTTCTGGGGGCAAAACAGTATTCAACAGCCATTGACATGTGGTCTTTAGGTTGTATAATGGCTGAGCTATTGTCTAAGGAGCCACTATTTAATGGGAAAACAGAGTTTGATCAACTTGACAAG ATTTTCCGGATTCTTGGCAcaccaaatgaaacaatttggcCTGGGTTCTCCAAATTACCTGGAGTCAAGGTCAATTTTGTCAAACACCA GTACAACCTCCTGCGTAAAAAGTTTCCTGCCACATCATTCACTGGATCTCCTGTTCTTTCTGATTCTGGATTTGATTTGTTGAACAAGCTTCTAACTTATGACCCTGAGAAG CGGATCACTGCCGAAGCTGCTCTAAATCATGAGTGGTTTCGTGAAGTTCCTCTCCCCAAAAGTAAAGAATTCATGCCTACATTTCCTGCTCAACATGCTCAGGACAG GCGTGTGCGGAGAATATACAAGAGTCCGGATCCTTTAGAGGAGCAGCGCCGGAAGGAGTTGCAGCAGGGTGAAACAGGGACTGGTGGAATTTTTGGCTAA
- the LOC114412811 gene encoding cyclin-dependent kinase G-2-like isoform X2 — translation MAAGRHGGYRENEFRERESKLEVSRRGGFANSKEDYDRVSNGGGDVVRGGSRDRVRVRQKDIKEREDVNGGGYRSSSSRSDSGSSGLGPRQCGFSVKSVDREPGELSSESGSDDATESEPGAKDTEVAMLEETRTQSPPAPERKRKFSPIVWDQDDKEVNESSRVRGSTSAVKGALPPPPPLPKVFCQLQSPNVPNGGVEIHLVKNRETEELQLNAASKVTLPSPSGLHSLPPKGRWDNDQEAEHPEGEDYIPTRNISSSRWAAGDNSPVDEGEILNDEEMPKRRRRVSPELLDGRLRNKLLSPEESKVEGIERARARSSESEERGVRGRTSSGDDFPGIESEKDDYMEIDAQGGESETSVSHSDTDSEDEDDGQETPEPPAQPQRAVNMLQGCRSVDEFERLNKIDEGTYGVVYRARDKKTGEIVALKKVKMEKEKEGFPLTSLREINILLSFHHPSIVDVKEVVVGSSLDSIFMVMEYMEHDLKGLMEAMKQPFSQSEVKCLMIQLLEGVKYLHDNWVLHRDLKTSNLLLNNRGDLKICDFGLARQYGSPLKPYTHLVVTLWYRAPELLLGAKQYSTAIDMWSLGCIMAELLSKEPLFNGKTEFDQLDKIFRILGTPNETIWPGFSKLPGVKVNFVKHQLFQLWVVLVQPPA, via the exons ATGGCGGCTGGCAGACATGGCGGTTACCGCGAAAACGAGTTCAGAGAGCGCGAGTCAAAGTTGGAAGTTTCCAGACGCGGCGGATTTGCGAATTCGAAAGAGGATTACGATCGTGTTAGCAATGGTGGCGGTGATGTTGTGAGGGGTGGATCAAGGGATAGGGTTAGGGTGAGGCAGAAGGATATTAAGGAGAGGGAAGATGTTAATGGTGGTGGTTATCGATCCTCTTCGAGTAGGAGTGACTCTGGCAGCAGTGGCCTTGGTCCTCGCCAATGTGGTTTCTCTGTCAAGTCAGTTGATAGAGAGCCTGGTGAGCTTTCCAGTGAGAGTGGTTCTGATGATGCTACTGAATCAGAACCGGGTGCGAAAGACACCGAGGTTGCCATGTTGGAAGAAACCAGGACTCAGTCTCCGCCTGCGCCGGAGAGGAAAAGGAAGTTTTCACCCATAGTATGGGATCAGGATGACAAGGAAGTCAACGAGTCATCCAGAGTCAGGGGTTCCACTTCTGCGGTGAAGGGGGCGCTTCCTCCTCCACCTCCGTTGCCAAAGGTTTTCTGTCAGTTGCAGTCGCCGAATGTTCCAAATGGTGGAGTTGAAATACATCTTGTCAAGAACAGGGAAACTGAGGAACTTCAGTTGAATGCAGCATCTAAGGTTACCTTGCCCTCTCCTTCAGGTTTGCATTCATTGCCCCCGAAAGGGAGGTGGGATAATGATCAGGAAGCTGAACATCCAGAAGGTGAAGATTATATTCCAACTCGCAATATATCGTCTTCAAGATGGGCAGCTGGAGATAACTCTCCTGTTGATGAGGGTGAGATCCTCAATGATGAGGAAATGCCCAAACGAAGGAGGAGGGTGTCTCCTGAGTTATTGGATGGTAGACTAAGGAACAAGCTATTAAGCCCTGAGGAATCTAAGGTAGAAGGTATTGAAAGAGCTAGGGCCAGATCATCTGAATCTGAAGAAAGAGGTGTCCGTGGGAGAACTTCCAGTGGTGATGATTTTCCTGGTATTGAGTCAGAGAAGGATGACTACATGGAGATTGATGCTCAAGGTGGGGAAAGTGAAACCAGTGTCAGTCACTCAGACACGGAttctgaagatgaagatgatggcCAGGAGACTCCAGAACCTCCTGCTCAACCTCAAAGAgctgtcaacatgcttcagggTTGTAGAAGTGTTGATGAGTTTGAGAGACTTAACAAGATAGATGAAGGAACATACGGTGTTGTATATAGGGCTAGGGATAAAAAGACTGGAGAAATTGTAGCATTAAAGAAGGTCAAGatggagaaggaaaaagaaggcTTCCCACTGACTTCTCTTAGGGAAATAaacattcttctttcttttcaccacCCATCCATAGTTGATGTTAAAGAAGTAGTGGTAGGAAGTAGCCTTGATAGTATTTTCATGGTCATGGAATATATGGAACATGACCTTAAAGGACTAATGGAGGCAATGAAGCAACCTTTTAGCCAGAGTGAAGTGAAGTGCTTGATGATCCAGCTTTTAGAAGGTGTGAAGTATCTTCATGACAACTGGGTGCTTCATAGGGATTTAAAGACTTCAAACCTGCTTCTAAATAATAGGGGTGATctaaaaatttgtgattttggcTTGGCTCGTCAGTATGGGAGTCCTTTAAAGCCATATACGCATCTGGTGGTTACTCTTTGGTACAG GGCACCTGAACTTCTTCTGGGGGCAAAACAGTATTCAACAGCCATTGACATGTGGTCTTTAGGTTGTATAATGGCTGAGCTATTGTCTAAGGAGCCACTATTTAATGGGAAAACAGAGTTTGATCAACTTGACAAG ATTTTCCGGATTCTTGGCAcaccaaatgaaacaatttggcCTGGGTTCTCCAAATTACCTGGAGTCAAGGTCAATTTTGTCAAACACCA GCTTTTCCAACTTTGGGTGGTTCTG GTACAACCTCCTGCGTAA
- the LOC114412810 gene encoding uncharacterized protein LOC114412810 isoform X2: MRYVEDKGCYNNNGPTQETPNSSAMYSEFHKGKDATRVSNHHHRATMGKPTPSKWDDAQKWLVGLSKGGEKSHSKSKPRNSNADDLRLIAPVPQKEHDYSSSEKEEEENDACHDFMTNIISANAIAAQYEAEAKRVECDESNWGSNNNNNDNRFSGNTIQVQPICFRDMGTEMTPITSQEPSRTGTPIRATTPATRSPIHSGTSTPMRGQNGLQQVAEGGHGTTRKCGDQGSTSPCKKTHEDHQARKLSPLESRAMAWDEAERAKFMARFKREEVKIQAWENHQIRKAEMEMKKMEAEDDGSSFHALLATGKSS, encoded by the exons ATGAGATACGTGGAGGACAAAGGGTGCTACAACAACAATGGACCAACACAAGAGACTCCAAATAGCAGTGCCATGTACTCAGAGTTTCACAAAGGAAAAGATGCTACTCGTGTCTCCAACCACCATCATCGAGCAACCATGGGAAAACCAACCCCTTCCAAGTGGGATGATGCACAAAAATGGCTCGTGGGGTTGTCAAAAGGTGGAGAGAAAAGCCACTCCAAAAGCAAGCCAAGAAACTCAAACGCAGATGATTTGAGACTCATAGCTCCTGTGCCACAGAAGGAGCATGATTACTCAAGTAGTGAGAAGGAAGAGGAGGAAAATGATGCTTGCCATGATTTCATGACTAATATTATTAGTGCTAATGCTATTGCTGCTCAATATGAAGCTGAAGCCAAAAGGGTAGAATGTGATGAGTCAAATTGGGgaagcaataataataataatgacaacAGGTTTTCAGGAAACACAATCCAAGTACAACCAATATGTTTCAGAGACATGGGGACTGAGATGACACCGATTACTAGCCAAGAGCCTTCAAGAACTGGGACACCAATTAGAGCCACAACTCCTGCTACTAGAAGCCCAATTCATTCAGGGACTTCAACTCCAATGAGGGGTCAAAATGGGTTGCAACAAGTTGCTGAGGGTGGCCATGGCACTACTAGGAAGTGTGGAGATCAAGGATCAACAAGCCCTTGCAAGAAGACTCATGAAGATCATCAAGCTAGAAAATTGAGTCCTCTAGAAAGCCGTGCAATGGCTTGGGATGAGGCAGAACGTGCCAAATTTATGGCCAG gTTCAAGCGTGAAGAGGTGAAGATTCAAGCCTGGGAAAATCACCAGATAAGAAAAGCTGAAATGgaaatgaagaaaatggag GCTGAAGATGATGGCTCATCTTTTCATGCCCTGTTAGCAACGGGAAAAAGCTCATGA